AGCCACTaataaagtctttttttatgttcattCTTTGACTATTTTGGACAAATCTGTCATATTCGGCAAATttaataaatctaaatctaattaCCATTAGCTATTCTGTTCAATCACAGCAGGTCTGTGTATACCTTTAAGAacattttgtgtgcaaaagtcTTTAAATTGCCtgaaaaacaagaaattaaCTTTGAACTATAGTCAGTTGGACTAAACACAATCCAacttttgtctgtctttctgtctctctgattACAACGGAATCAGACTGACTTTTTCCAGAAAGATCAAGTGATTTTAGATctgttttctgatgtttttagcCGCCCTTAAACTGAAACCCGCCCTGGTTACCCTATAAGATAGATACATACTGCCTCAGAGCTAAAACTCTGGTGTCCTAATACCACCAAGTACGTTTGGTGATGAGAAAGGCCGTTGTAATTGATCATTTGTTCCTGATCTTAACTTAAAAGGCATCCTGGTTAAATTCCGTTTGAGGAGCCTGAAGGTAACTTACATAcctggagagaggaggagggagaggaaccCGAGTCCAAGCAGCATCTTCATGacatgtgtgagtgtctgttgACTGGACCTGAACCTCCGCTGTCAAaccttgtgtgtctgtctgtctctccagtTTCTAATGTTTGCACCTCATAAACAGCAGTTTCAcccacatcatcatcattatccaCCATCATGCCACTTAAAGCATCTCATAAAtgtcttggtgtgtgtgtcagaacaTTCCTAGATCTTGTTGATCTTGTTCTTTATTTATCAGCTGCCAATCACAGGCACAATGTGGTTCATTGACTTAAGGTGCCATTGACTTAAACATAACTGACATAACTGACATAACTGAAAAGTGATGCCATGACTTTTAGTTATGTTCAGCTCAACCTGTGCCGCAGGGCTCCTTTAAGGGTTGTTGACTTGAGTCACAAGGGAACTCCCATTTCTATTTCACGTCTGTACGATACATGTAGTTGGAGAAAGTCCAGACTTATGAATAACAGGAGTGATACATTATTAAAGTGGCTATAATTAATGTGTTATAGATATACATGACAATGTGAAAGCTGTTACTAGTTGGTACTTATGTCATCATAACTTAGTTTCATCCATGACATAAAACTCACCAACACTCTACTGAAGTCATGTTTTCAGCTTGCTGGTTGTACTCTGTTGTTAAATTATTTGCTGAAATTATCCGGCACCACATTAGTGTTGCAATTTTCCAGATATGTTAGTCAATGAAGGTGTGCTTTCAGTGAAAGCAATTGTGTTCTAAAGCCACATCCCTCATTTCGTTTTTACCACAACTTTCCACTGGCTCCTGAACACATCGCAAGCACTTTTCAGttcaaaataaattagattTGGCTCCTTTGCTACGGTAACGCTTTGCACGTCATTCTCATATCTGTCATAGTACAGCTGTCCATTGTTAACAGAGGAATGCACCAGTACACGCCGAGCACACACCTAACACACTTTCTTTAGGATTCTGTCCTTATTTCCTGAGATTTAAATCCTTCCTCCTTATgtaatcacacacactcacacacacaatgcatgtaATAAACTTCTTTAACAATAAACAGTAAAGCAGTAAAGCAGCTGCCATAACTACCAGTCTGCTCCCTGTGTTGATTTGTCTCCTGATTGGATGTGACACCACCACATCAATCTGTACACAGAGAcagtgatttgtttttcttccaattTGCATAACCTTCTATAAGCCagtaacattttagttttatttcatattaattaaaaaattacaagCAGGTTGCAAtgccaaaacaaatacaaataaaataatttgaaatttgaaaatcaTTCTCGAGCTCAAGCAATTCAGTCAGCAAAGAAGCAGAAATTAGTGCAGAGATCAGTGTTACAGTAACACAACAAACAGCTTGATAAAATAGCTAACTTAAATGCTGTGTTTTTGCCTACTGTGGACAAATGTTTCTCCTCCTATGTGATGCGTTTGCGTGCTGAGTGAAAGGAAAGACACTGATACTTAAATTaagcaaatatacagtatgttgtaagTCAAAATGCATTGAAGGGATTTTAGAGACACATGCCATCAGGATATGTGCAGTAAGTGGTCAATTTGCTGACAATAGTACAGCCTCTTTTTAAATGCTAACATTAAAAATCAATCTTTATGAAATAACTGTACAGTACACTGAAAGTGAAACTAGCGCATCTGTGTAATACATGAACATTACGGATgacaaaatacaaagaaatactTTATCTAATGATGTTCTAGATATACAAGACTAACATTAAATCTACACAACAGGTAGCATGTCTGCAATACAACCTTATCAGACTAGCGCCAAAGCACCTTCAACACaagtcattcatttattttcctaaactgCATGAAGATCAAAAAGTGCTTTATGGGACCGGTCTGATCGTCTCATTACTGACATTTTGCCTACCTGCAACCCTGCAGGACCTACCTGTACATCTATCATTACACTCTTGTGTTGCAAAGCCATGCAATATTCAAACCACAGCACACTACTTTAAATTCTATTCAGGATCACAAAAGAATAGTTTCCACAAAAACCAAATATGTTGTGCTGAGTTTTGGTAATTGTGCAGAATAATTTTCATTCAATGTAATGGTGCAACCATAAAAACGATGCCATCTTGTCTGGGAGTTTTCAGTTTATACAAGCATGAAGCTTAATACAGCATTTTATGCCATCCCAGCTTTAATTAGATGCTGGAACAAGCACGCAGTCCAGAATATACTTGatgtgtatataatgtatacaaACAATAGGTTACAAAGGAAATTTTAAAGGAAGAATTATGGTTCAAGCTTTTCAGACAGCCATATGAAAGTCAAGTTGAGTGAGTCGGTCATAAAGTTCAAGTCTATAGTTGCAGCAGATGGTTATTGATTCATGATTATGTAATTGGCTTGAAAGCTACATCCTTTACAGTGTACCAGGAAACACCTTCTTTAACTCCCAGTATGCGTGCATAAAGAACAGAATCAAGAAAACGCACTTTACGACTGGTCATATGTTGCCGTCAATATTCTTCTGTGTCTGTAGATGAATAAGTTCCATCACTGGAGCAGTAAAGGGGGAAGCTTCACCCATGTCGAGCAAAAAGCGGCAGCTGCATCATCAGTGTACAGTAGACAAGAGTCAGAGGCAGGATAGCTCATCTTGGATCAGTTTGAAGCTGTTGTGGCACACGTGGCCCAGTGTCCTTTCCTGAGCCTCCATTTCACATCTTCAATGATGTTTTAAGAAggagtttttgtgtgtttgtgcactggaaaaaaaaaaggaaggagaggaattTGTGTTCTTCTCATTGAGTCTTTAGTTTCTTGCTGTGGGGCCCGGACTCTCGCCTCCTGGCCCTGTGGGCGTAACGCCTGGTGGAGATGTGAGATGAAAGCAGAGTTATATCGCACACTAATCCAGACAAAGGTCAATTAGGTGCATTGGGAATAGAAAACTAATGGATATACTGAAATCATTGACAAACATGACAGGAATTTGACATTAGTATGCTACTCAGAGCCATCATGTCTAAATGTATGCAAGTGTTTTGTTGAGTGttagtgtgtatgttttttagtATGGTGTGTGTAGTGTCCTAACCTTCGCTGGTAGAggtagagaaagaagaggatCTCATCTCTGAAGCAGGAAAGTTGATGAGAGGAGGAGAATGATccagaaaaggagaaaaatgaGGCAAAGGAACACAGGTCTGAGATCATGGTGTTCACTCCCtggtagagagagaaagagagagagaataaataaTGAACTCAACAATCACAGCCCTGAGCAAAAACTGTCTGTAGGTAATTATAACTCTGAGTTCATGGTAAAATAGATGAAGATAAACAACATTAATACAAAGATTCCAGAAAATGTTTCACGCTCACTCTGTACATCAACACTGTCCCCTGCAGGTGGCTCACAGACTTCAACTGATTCAgggagaggaggggaagaaagacAACAAGACAGCAGAGTAGACCGTTTGCACAGTAATTTACAATATTcaagttattttatttcattcagCACTGTAATCAGATAAGTTGGTAATTAATACACTTATAGACAAAACAGACCTTATGGTTGATGAAGAGCTGTGGGGCCATAGACAGGAAGCCAAAGGCATACACTcctgagaggaggagaggtaAAGTCTTAATGCAGCACATTAGTGGTTGTTATACTAGTAAAGGCATCAGCTTTAAATGTCCTACATTGTAAAAAGCAAaattttcatgtctttttttgtataaTAAAGCAGGTTGAGATGCTATATTACTGTGAAATGATCAAAACCCTACATCcacacataaatgcacacagccGTATTCAGAAACCGTGCCTTTTAAACCACCCGTCTGGACTTCCgtacagttgtgatgtcacatcTATATCATAGATATaagctgatgtgtggtgagcGTCTGGCGTTGTAAGGCTGCCGTGCATCACCcaggtgggtgctacacattggCCCCCAAgcgctttgagtgtctatgataacgcgctatataaatgtaattaattattattatttattatataggTAGAAAGGGCCGCTGCAGTGCAAGGACGGGGCAGAGTctctgaaaaatgtgtttttgaacattaaagcataaaAACAATGTCCTAGTAACAATTCAAAATACGTACAATAAGTATGAACCTAACATATAGCATACAATAGGACCTTTAATTCATGAGGGAAACTGACAAGACTGTAatgaaataaattttaaaaaaaaactgtgctgTAAACAAATTAACTAATGAATCATAAAGATGAGCTTGTTTCACTGAGACAAATGATGGAAGTCAACTCACCAGTCACCAGGCTGTTGACCAACCAGGAATAGTAACTGTCAAAGTAATGCAATTTAATGTTAATCTAATGTAGTGGCTGCTACATCTGTGTACATAATTCCAAGTATATTAGaacatatataaaaaacatcttacTTTTATTCAAGAAATATTCAGCTCTGATTTGAATCTGACTGCTTAAAACACTTCAGTATAGTAGGTTGAGAGGAACCAAGATGTAACCAGGAAAGAGTTTGTATTGAAATGTTACAAGTAGCCCGTACAAATGAGTTGCGAGATGAAAGCTGTGTGGCCCAACTCACCTCTTTTGGCGTAAGTAGGCCAGTGAGAAAATAGCTCCACTGATACACAGAGGATAGACCAAGTAGGACAAGTATCTGGACGCCTGGAGaagaaaaccacacacaaaatattcaaattacAAAAAGCTGGAGGCAGAGTTGAAAATCAGAGCTCTGACATTTGAGAAAAAGATAAAATCACACCTGTGTGTCATACTccactgtctttctttcttcttcatccAGCTTATTCACCTGCACAGTAAGAGAGAAGGAAGGCTTAGGTTAGAAAGAAATGCGTTGATTATCTCTACCAGGgttgaaataaaaagtaaagttaTTTACACCACAACAAATTACATCACTTAACACATCTACTATGAATGGATGGTTAAATGGCACCATCTACTCACATGGAGCTTGGAGCTTTTCCATAGAAGCGGGATCTTAAACACTTTGAACACCTTCCATACCTGGCAGGACAACAAGTAAGTGGGTTAAAACTGTCTGTTAAGAtctttattttaccttttctgTTGGAGGAGGCCGATTGTACTAAATACCTCAACACATGCTCCCAATCCAACAGGAAGCAGCACCAGTAGACTGGTCTCTTCAAGCAGATGGAGGAAAATCAGCAAAGTGCTGAGACTACGCCACAGAACTACAAACAGAGATGAAAGAGACCGACATTTTCCAGGCACTGCTTTACTTTGCTGTACCTCATTTACAGCAAAACTATCATTTAACGTTGTTCATAATTGTCAGTAAGACCTCCTACATTGACTAAAAATGCTGCCTTTCCAACAAAACTTTTGTAAACTTGTTTAACTTGATGATTTTCTTACCTGACTTCCTGGACATTCCTGCCatgctcttcttttttctccatgAGCTGAAGTCATTTTTAAGAGCCAAGAATTCACAGATAAGCTGTTGAAAACCCCCAGATGTGGAGAAGAAACATATTCTTAACTTCAAAATGTGTCATTTGCAATATGCCTGAGTTGCCATGTGCCCTTATGACACACTATGTTACATACAGAGACGGATCTATCAGGTGGATTCTAATGTGTAAGGTATAGAGTTTTTATGGCGTAATCTTACTTGTAGAGCTGTGATGAGTGCAGTCAACACTAACAGGTAGAGGTTGGAGCCCACCAAAGTTTCTTTAATCTCATCTATGTTTTCCTCTGTGAAGCCTAGGTAAACACCAAGATGCAGTATCAAAGGATTCTATTTAGTTCAATCTCCTGACTATGtgatatacaaaaaacaaaaacaagagctGAAATGTGAACATGGGTTATCAttacattattatcatctgtaATTTTATAAGCTCACCAAACTGTCGCAGGGAATAAACCACGTCCTGTAGATGCACCCAGAACCTGAACCCCCTTAAAGAGATTCCCTCATAGGACACAGTCAGAGGCAGCTGGACGGTGCTGCTGCTGATCTCCTATGCAATGCATGGATAGACACACGTAAGTTCATGTCATTCAAACCCCAGTATTTATCAGACAAGGTTTTATTAAGTGtctgttaaactgtgtgtgtgtgtgtgtaaggttgTCCTACCAGGAGGTCTCGGACTCTGAAGCTGAGCTCGTTAACCAGCAGCAGAGGGAGGTAGATCATCTGTCGGCCATCCTGAGAGCTAGAAACAGGAACACAGTTTAA
The Etheostoma spectabile isolate EspeVRDwgs_2016 chromosome 6, UIUC_Espe_1.0, whole genome shotgun sequence genome window above contains:
- the LOC116691424 gene encoding cleft lip and palate transmembrane protein 1-like protein isoform X2 encodes the protein MFPSCQSQPADSGAKKSSMAKLLLGVFVVYMLHTAWLLYGFLNTKPCDGSTGEYCITSYLTARPRLQLSVFTCLMPDNSQLHLAVKIDPFDPHSTFERQVNISLPEQTRANGTLYAVVYVHKAGVSPLDDGREVHYATQLTTYITPTHTHTEGQRDMQKKPSPRSENPISHWRPHLSITMMSEDFTFNKAGLPSDVRRYMRVSQDGRQMIYLPLLLVNELSFRVRDLLEISSSTVQLPLTVSYEGISLRGFRFWVHLQDVVYSLRQFGFTEENIDEIKETLVGSNLYLLVLTALITALQLICEFLALKNDFSSWRKKKSMAGMSRKSVLWRSLSTLLIFLHLLEETSLLVLLPVGLGACVEVWKVFKVFKIPLLWKSSKLHVNKLDEEERKTVEYDTQASRYLSYLVYPLCISGAIFSLAYLRQKSLVTGVYAFGFLSMAPQLFINHKLKSVSHLQGTVLMYRGVNTMISDLCSFASFFSFSGSFSSSHQLSCFRDEILFFLYLYQRRRYAHRARRRESGPHSKKLKTQ
- the LOC116691424 gene encoding cleft lip and palate transmembrane protein 1-like protein isoform X1, giving the protein MFPSCQSQPADSGAKKSSMAKLLLGVFVVYMLHTAWLLYGFLNTKPCDGSTGEYCITSYLTARPRLQLSVFTCLMPDNSQLHLAVKIDPFDPHSTFERQVNISLPEQTRANGTLYAVVYVHKAGVSPLDDGREVHYATQLTTYITPTHTHTEGQRDMQKKPSPRSENPISHWRPHLSITMMSEDFTFNKAGLPSDVRRYMRVSQDGRQMIYLPLLLVNELSFRVRDLLEISSSTVQLPLTVSYEGISLRGFRFWVHLQDVVYSLRQFGFTEENIDEIKETLVGSNLYLLVLTALITALQLICEFLALKNDFSSWRKKKSMAGMSRKSVLWRSLSTLLIFLHLLEETSLLVLLPVGLGACVEVWKVFKVFKIPLLWKSSKLHVNKLDEEERKTVEYDTQASRYLSYLVYPLCISGAIFSLAYLRQKSYYSWLVNSLVTGVYAFGFLSMAPQLFINHKLKSVSHLQGTVLMYRGVNTMISDLCSFASFFSFSGSFSSSHQLSCFRDEILFFLYLYQRRRYAHRARRRESGPHSKKLKTQ
- the LOC116691424 gene encoding cleft lip and palate transmembrane protein 1-like protein isoform X3, which gives rise to MFPSCQSQPADSGAKKSSMAKLLLGVFVVYMLHTAWLLYGFLNTKPCDGSTGEYCITSYLTARPRLQLSVFTCLMPDNSQLHLAVKIDPFDPHSTFERQVNISLPEQTRANGTLYAVVYVHKAGVSPLDDGREVHYATQLTTYITPTHTHTEGQRDMQKKPSPRSENPISHWRPHLSITMMSEDFTFNKAGLPSDVRRYMRVSQDGRQMIYLPLLLVNELSFRVRDLLEISSSTVQLPLTVSYEGISLRGFRFWVHLQDVVYSLRQFGFTEENIDEIKETLVGSNLYLLVLTALITALQLICEFLALKNDFSSWRKKKSMAGMSRKSVLWRSLSTLLIFLHLLEETSLLVLLPVGLGACVEVWKVFKVFKIPLLWKSSKLHVNKLDEEERKTVEYDTQASRYLSYLVYPLCISGAIFSLAYLRQKSVLSSQIQIRAEYFLNKITIPGWSTAW